Proteins co-encoded in one Dokdonella sp. genomic window:
- a CDS encoding 2-oxoacid:acceptor oxidoreductase subunit alpha, with translation MNGNTGRGVQAITATNDFVVKFANVNGSGSASANEMFAKSILRMGVPVSPRNIFPSNIQGLPTWYEVRVNERGWLGRRGGVDLMVAMNPQTWDADVKEIENGGYLFYDSSKPLPSSRFREDIHVIGVPLTAICNATYDDPRQRQLFKNIMYVGALSLLLGMDVGVIEKLIGEQYRGKEKLLEANVRALHLGRDHAGAHLEPIGLQVRAADNVGERIFVDGNSAAALGCVYGGATVCAWYPITPSSSLAEAFQKYCQKYRVDPDGGGNRYAIIQAEDEIASIGILTGAGWNGARAFTATSGPGISLMSEFIGLAYFAEIPLTIIDVQRGGPSTGMPTRTQQSDVLACAYASHGDTKHVLLFPQDPRECFEFSAQALDLADRLQTPVFVLTDLDIGMNQRLCEPFVWDDAREYDRGKVMGAADLEAGRDFGRYKDVDGDGIPYRTYPGTHPTRGAFFTRGTSRDPYARYSERGPDYVYNMERLLRKFDTAKALVPQPMQRQAGRHTPFAALYYGSTSPAMDEAIAVLEAQDLHLDTLRLRAFPFPESVRQFVLAHEQVFVIEQNRDAQLRTLLINEFDLDPARVIAVLHYDGTPITARFIAGEISRRMRGANMQPIDEERVA, from the coding sequence ATGAACGGCAACACAGGGCGGGGCGTGCAGGCAATCACCGCAACCAACGATTTCGTCGTCAAGTTCGCCAATGTCAACGGCTCGGGTTCGGCCTCGGCCAACGAGATGTTCGCCAAGTCGATCCTGCGCATGGGTGTTCCAGTCAGTCCGCGCAACATCTTTCCGTCGAACATCCAGGGCCTGCCGACCTGGTACGAGGTGCGCGTCAATGAGCGCGGCTGGCTGGGTCGGCGCGGTGGTGTCGATCTCATGGTCGCGATGAATCCGCAGACCTGGGATGCGGACGTCAAGGAGATCGAGAACGGCGGCTATCTCTTTTACGACAGCAGCAAGCCGCTGCCGAGTTCGCGCTTCCGTGAGGATATCCACGTCATCGGCGTGCCGCTGACGGCGATCTGCAATGCCACCTACGACGATCCACGCCAGCGCCAGCTGTTCAAGAACATCATGTATGTTGGCGCGCTGTCGCTGCTGCTTGGCATGGATGTCGGCGTCATCGAGAAACTGATCGGCGAGCAGTATCGGGGCAAGGAGAAGCTGCTCGAGGCGAACGTGCGCGCGCTGCATCTCGGCCGCGACCACGCTGGCGCGCACCTCGAACCGATCGGCCTGCAGGTGCGTGCGGCCGACAACGTCGGCGAGCGCATCTTCGTCGATGGCAACAGTGCCGCCGCGCTCGGCTGCGTCTACGGCGGCGCCACGGTCTGTGCCTGGTATCCAATCACGCCGTCGTCATCGCTGGCCGAGGCATTCCAGAAGTACTGCCAAAAGTATCGGGTCGATCCCGACGGCGGCGGCAACCGATACGCGATCATCCAGGCCGAGGACGAGATCGCCTCGATCGGCATCCTCACTGGCGCCGGTTGGAACGGCGCACGTGCGTTCACCGCCACTTCGGGGCCTGGCATCTCGCTGATGAGCGAGTTCATCGGCCTGGCCTATTTCGCCGAGATTCCGCTGACCATCATCGATGTACAGCGTGGCGGGCCGTCGACCGGCATGCCGACGCGCACCCAGCAGTCCGATGTGCTCGCCTGCGCCTACGCTTCGCACGGTGACACCAAGCACGTGCTGCTGTTTCCGCAAGACCCGCGCGAGTGCTTCGAGTTCTCCGCGCAGGCGCTCGACCTCGCAGACCGCCTGCAGACGCCAGTGTTCGTGCTGACCGACCTCGACATCGGCATGAACCAGCGCCTGTGCGAACCGTTCGTGTGGGACGACGCGCGCGAGTACGACCGCGGCAAGGTCATGGGGGCTGCCGACCTCGAAGCCGGGCGCGACTTCGGCCGCTACAAGGACGTCGACGGAGACGGCATCCCGTACCGCACATATCCAGGCACGCACCCGACGCGCGGCGCATTCTTCACCCGTGGCACCTCGCGCGATCCGTACGCGCGCTATTCGGAGCGTGGCCCCGATTACGTCTACAACATGGAACGCCTGCTGCGGAAATTCGACACGGCCAAGGCGTTGGTGCCTCAACCGATGCAGCGCCAGGCCGGCCGCCATACGCCGTTCGCGGCGCTGTACTACGGCTCGACCAGCCCGGCCATGGACGAGGCGATCGCCGTGCTCGAGGCACAGGACCTGCATCTCGACACGCTGCGCCTGCGCGCGTTTCCGTTCCCGGAATCGGTGCGCCAGTTCGTGCTGGCGCACGAGCAGGTTTTCGTCATCGAGCAGAATCGCGACGCCCAGTTGCGCACCCTGCTGATCAACGAATTCGACCTCGATCCTGCGCGCGTGATCGCCGTGTTGCACTATGACGGCACGCCGATCACTGCGCGCTTCATTGCCGGCGAAATCTCCCGGCGCATGCGCGGCGCGAACATGCAGCCGATCGACGAGGAGAGGGTGGCATGA
- a CDS encoding cytochrome D1 domain-containing protein has protein sequence MKRTTQLLLKSLAFGIAASLAPLAIALDDTGKATYLQNCAACHQPDGKGLTGAFPPLAGADWLKGKTPAEIAATVLTGLTGEVVVNGQTYNSVMPAQSHLSDAEIAAAISYVLANWNNPGGSITAEEVKAQREKLAVSTDPAQGELHPGTSQAQAAYEGAPTSMSGAEVKQVRTPGAPDMTEAEFTRASEIFFQRCAGCHGVLRKGATGKPLTPDLTQARGTDYLKALINYGSPGGMPNFGTGGELSASEVDLMARFLQHTPPNPPEWGMKEMRDSWTVFVPVEQRPKRKENNYNLDNIFSVTLRDSGEIALIDGDTKKIINILKTGYAVHISRVSHSGRYIYTIGRDGKIDLVDLWMKVPERVAEIKIGLEARSVETSKYKGYEDKFAVAGAYWPPQYVIMDGPTLEPIKIVSTRGMTVDTQEYHPEPRVAAIVASHKHPEFIVNVKETGRILLVDYSDIESMKVTTLDAARFLHDGGWDVSKRYFLTAANQSDKIAVVDSQEQKMVGLIDVDKIPHPGRGANFVHPEFGPVWATSALGNEKVTLIATDPEKHPQHAWKVVQVLKGQGGGSLFVKTHPKSRNLWVDTTLNPDAKISQSIAVFDIDNLDKGYKALPIAEWAKLGDGPKRVVQPEYNKDGTEVWFSVWNGKDQRSAIVVVDDKTLKLKAVLKDPRLITPTGKFNVYNTVNDVY, from the coding sequence ATGAAACGGACCACCCAACTACTGCTGAAATCGCTGGCGTTCGGCATCGCTGCAAGCTTGGCACCCCTCGCGATCGCGCTCGATGACACCGGCAAGGCGACCTACCTCCAGAACTGCGCAGCCTGCCACCAGCCTGACGGCAAGGGGCTGACCGGCGCTTTCCCGCCACTCGCCGGCGCCGACTGGTTGAAGGGCAAGACGCCAGCCGAAATTGCCGCCACCGTGCTGACCGGCCTGACCGGCGAAGTCGTGGTCAACGGCCAGACCTACAACAGTGTGATGCCCGCGCAGAGTCACTTGAGCGATGCCGAGATCGCCGCGGCGATCAGCTACGTACTGGCGAACTGGAACAACCCCGGCGGCAGCATAACTGCCGAAGAGGTGAAGGCACAGCGCGAGAAGCTGGCCGTATCCACCGATCCAGCGCAGGGAGAATTGCATCCCGGCACCAGCCAGGCCCAGGCCGCCTACGAGGGCGCACCAACCTCGATGAGCGGTGCCGAGGTCAAGCAGGTGCGCACGCCCGGCGCGCCGGACATGACCGAAGCCGAGTTCACGCGCGCGAGCGAAATCTTCTTCCAGCGTTGCGCTGGCTGCCATGGCGTGCTGCGCAAGGGCGCGACCGGCAAGCCGCTGACGCCCGACCTGACCCAGGCACGCGGTACCGACTACCTCAAGGCGCTGATCAACTACGGCTCGCCCGGCGGCATGCCGAACTTCGGCACTGGTGGTGAATTGAGCGCCAGCGAAGTCGACCTGATGGCACGATTCCTCCAGCACACGCCACCGAATCCGCCGGAATGGGGCATGAAGGAAATGCGTGACAGCTGGACGGTGTTCGTGCCGGTCGAGCAGCGCCCGAAGCGCAAGGAAAACAACTACAACCTCGACAACATCTTCTCGGTGACCCTGCGTGACTCGGGCGAGATCGCGCTGATCGATGGCGATACCAAGAAGATCATCAACATCCTCAAGACCGGCTACGCCGTGCACATCTCGCGCGTGTCGCATTCGGGCCGCTACATCTACACGATCGGCCGCGACGGCAAGATCGACCTGGTCGACCTGTGGATGAAGGTCCCCGAGCGTGTCGCCGAGATCAAGATCGGCCTCGAGGCGCGTTCGGTCGAGACATCCAAGTACAAGGGTTACGAGGACAAGTTCGCCGTCGCCGGCGCCTACTGGCCGCCGCAGTACGTGATCATGGATGGCCCGACGCTCGAGCCGATCAAGATCGTCTCGACCCGCGGCATGACCGTCGATACGCAGGAATACCACCCCGAACCGCGTGTCGCCGCCATCGTCGCCAGCCACAAGCACCCGGAGTTCATCGTCAACGTCAAGGAAACCGGGCGCATCCTGCTGGTCGACTACAGCGACATCGAGAGCATGAAGGTCACCACGCTCGACGCCGCGCGCTTCCTCCACGATGGCGGCTGGGACGTCAGCAAGCGCTACTTCCTGACCGCAGCCAACCAGAGCGACAAGATCGCCGTGGTCGACTCGCAGGAGCAGAAGATGGTCGGCCTGATCGATGTCGACAAGATCCCGCACCCGGGCCGCGGCGCGAACTTCGTGCATCCAGAGTTCGGCCCGGTGTGGGCAACCTCGGCTCTCGGCAACGAGAAGGTCACGCTGATCGCGACCGATCCGGAGAAGCACCCGCAACATGCGTGGAAGGTCGTGCAGGTGCTGAAGGGCCAGGGCGGCGGTTCGTTGTTCGTCAAGACCCATCCGAAATCACGCAACCTTTGGGTCGACACAACGCTCAACCCGGATGCCAAGATCAGTCAGTCCATCGCTGTGTTCGACATCGACAACCTCGACAAGGGTTACAAGGCGCTGCCTATCGCCGAATGGGCCAAGCTCGGCGACGGGCCCAAGCGCGTCGTGCAGCCCGAGTACAACAAAGACGGCACCGAAGTCTGGTTCTCGGTGTGGAACGGCAAGGACCAGCGCTCGGCGATCGTCGTGGTCGATGACAAGACCCTCAAGCTCAAGGCCGTTTTGAAGGACCCGCGCCTGATCACGCCGACCGGCAAGTTCAACGTCTACAACACGGTCAACGACGTGTATTGA
- a CDS encoding FAD-dependent oxidoreductase encodes MEPTDVRVASYFHKVVDCQWACPAHTPVPEYIRLIAAGRHADAYLVNWESNVFPGILGRTCDRPCEPACRRGRVEENNGEKPEPVAICRLKRVAADHKGDIAARLPKAAATRNGLRVACVGAGPASLTVARDLAPLGYSVTVFEAEAKGGGFMRTQVPRFRLPEAVIDEEVGYILDLGVELRGGQRIESMRALLAERYDAVFVGCGAPRGRALELPGAAEAAAHIHIGIDWLASVYFGHVERVGKRVIVLGGGNTAMDCCRSARRLGGEDVKVIVRSGFDEMKASPWEKEDAMHEGIPILNCLVPTAYVHDGGRLTGMTFQPVRSEVDERGRRRLVPTGEADRFFACDEVLVAVGQENAFPWIERDLGIEFDEWGMPVVDAATYQSTLPHVLFGGDAAFGPKNIIWAVAHGHEAAVSIDRMLSGEDPRERPLPHLRMLSQKMGIHEWSYDNDVSPDERYKVPLLPTAEALRDIRLEVELGFDAETAWKETQRCLNCDVQTVFTANACIECDACVDICPMDCITFTVNGDEAELRQRLTAPALNLEQSLYVSPPLGTTRVMVKDEDVCLHCGLCAERCPTGAWDMRKTLIRMAHAGPACRGGKQEAA; translated from the coding sequence GTGGAGCCCACCGACGTCCGTGTAGCCAGCTATTTCCACAAGGTTGTCGATTGCCAGTGGGCCTGCCCGGCCCACACTCCGGTCCCTGAATACATCCGCCTGATTGCCGCGGGCCGGCACGCCGACGCCTATCTCGTCAATTGGGAATCGAACGTCTTTCCGGGGATCCTCGGGCGCACCTGCGATCGTCCCTGCGAGCCGGCCTGCCGGCGCGGGCGTGTCGAGGAGAACAACGGCGAAAAACCCGAGCCGGTGGCGATCTGCCGGCTGAAGCGCGTTGCGGCCGACCACAAGGGCGACATCGCCGCACGTCTGCCGAAGGCGGCGGCCACGCGCAACGGCCTGCGTGTGGCCTGCGTCGGTGCCGGCCCGGCTTCGTTGACCGTGGCGCGCGACCTTGCGCCGCTCGGGTATTCGGTGACGGTGTTCGAGGCCGAGGCCAAGGGCGGCGGCTTCATGCGCACCCAGGTGCCGCGCTTCCGCCTGCCCGAGGCGGTCATCGACGAGGAAGTCGGCTACATCCTCGATCTCGGCGTGGAATTGCGCGGCGGCCAGCGCATCGAATCGATGCGTGCGCTGCTGGCCGAACGCTATGACGCCGTGTTCGTCGGTTGCGGTGCGCCGCGTGGGCGCGCGCTCGAGTTGCCTGGCGCGGCCGAGGCTGCAGCGCACATCCACATTGGCATCGACTGGCTCGCATCGGTGTACTTCGGCCACGTCGAGCGTGTGGGCAAGCGCGTGATCGTGCTCGGTGGCGGCAATACCGCCATGGATTGCTGTCGCTCGGCGCGCCGCCTGGGCGGCGAGGACGTCAAGGTCATCGTGCGCTCGGGCTTCGATGAGATGAAGGCTTCGCCATGGGAGAAGGAGGACGCGATGCACGAAGGCATCCCGATCCTCAACTGCCTGGTGCCGACCGCCTATGTGCACGATGGCGGGCGTCTGACCGGCATGACGTTTCAGCCGGTACGCTCCGAGGTCGACGAGCGTGGCCGCCGTCGCCTCGTGCCAACCGGCGAGGCAGACCGATTCTTCGCCTGCGACGAGGTCCTGGTTGCTGTCGGCCAGGAAAATGCGTTCCCGTGGATCGAACGCGATCTCGGCATCGAGTTCGACGAATGGGGTATGCCGGTGGTCGATGCGGCCACATACCAGTCGACCTTGCCGCATGTGCTGTTTGGCGGTGACGCGGCATTCGGTCCGAAGAACATCATCTGGGCGGTGGCGCACGGCCACGAGGCTGCGGTATCGATCGATCGCATGCTGTCCGGCGAGGATCCGCGCGAGCGTCCGCTGCCTCACCTGCGCATGCTCTCGCAGAAGATGGGCATCCACGAATGGAGCTACGACAACGACGTTTCGCCCGACGAACGCTACAAGGTGCCGCTGCTGCCCACGGCGGAGGCCCTGCGCGACATCCGCCTGGAAGTCGAACTTGGCTTTGATGCCGAGACCGCGTGGAAGGAAACCCAGCGCTGCCTGAACTGCGACGTGCAGACGGTGTTTACCGCCAATGCCTGCATCGAATGCGATGCCTGCGTCGATATCTGCCCGATGGACTGCATCACCTTCACCGTCAATGGTGATGAAGCCGAACTGCGCCAGCGTCTGACTGCGCCGGCGTTGAACCTCGAGCAATCGCTGTACGTGTCGCCGCCGCTCGGAACGACGCGCGTGATGGTCAAGGACGAGGATGTCTGCCTGCATTGCGGCCTGTGTGCCGAGCGCTGCCCGACCGGCGCCTGGGACATGCGCAAGACGCTGATCCGCATGGCCCACGCCGGCCCGGCCTGTCGCGGCGGCAAGCAGGAGGCGGCATGA
- a CDS encoding response regulator transcription factor — MPRILIADDHPLFRLALAQAVRSLIADAVVDEAGGFEAAREALKAQPDTDLVLLDLHMPGSHGLVGLVALRSEFPAVAVVMISANDDPQVIRRALTYGAAGFVPKRTGLDELAGTLRAVLACETPQLPVPDLPDAPAQAGDRELAARLGSLSPQQLRVLGLVAEGLLNKQIADRLAIQERTVKAHMSAVFERLGVRTRTQASLLLRSLEIADPARFVADEDEPSTH, encoded by the coding sequence ATGCCGCGCATCCTGATCGCCGACGACCACCCGCTGTTCCGCCTCGCCCTCGCCCAGGCCGTGCGCAGCCTCATCGCCGATGCCGTGGTCGACGAGGCCGGCGGTTTCGAGGCCGCACGCGAGGCCCTGAAGGCGCAACCGGATACCGATCTCGTCCTGCTCGACCTGCACATGCCGGGCAGCCACGGCCTGGTCGGCCTGGTTGCACTGCGCAGTGAGTTCCCGGCTGTCGCGGTGGTCATGATCTCGGCCAACGACGATCCGCAGGTGATCCGCCGAGCGCTGACCTATGGTGCCGCCGGCTTCGTGCCGAAGCGCACTGGCCTGGACGAGCTTGCAGGCACCCTGCGCGCCGTGCTCGCCTGCGAGACTCCGCAGCTGCCGGTTCCGGATTTGCCGGACGCACCCGCGCAGGCCGGCGACCGCGAACTTGCCGCACGACTCGGATCGCTCAGCCCGCAACAGTTGCGCGTGCTCGGCCTCGTCGCCGAAGGCCTGCTCAACAAGCAGATCGCCGACCGCCTGGCGATCCAGGAACGTACGGTCAAGGCGCACATGAGCGCCGTGTTCGAGCGCCTCGGCGTGCGCACCCGTACGCAGGCCAGCCTGCTGCTGCGCTCGCTGGAAATAGCCGACCCGGCACGCTTCGTCGCCGACGAGGACGAACCCTCGACGCACTGA
- a CDS encoding TonB-dependent hemoglobin/transferrin/lactoferrin family receptor encodes MRLLPLIFVPGLAFAQAVDDSAANATDAALLDSIVVVASRAAEPLSQVVASVAQVEREDLERHLVHDLEGLTRYVPGIGITRESHRFGNGGFSIRGLEGNRVRILVDGIPLADAYSIGQFASAGRDLVDLEAIERIEILRGPASTLYGSDALAGVVAFRTRDPADLLARSGDGQHIGLRFGWDGMDDSFLRAASWAGESEASRWQAMAVVGRRSGHEADNRAWRAEDGPNPIDYTRDNALAKLVHDAGDAGRYVFTVEANRNERETEVNSLRFGTGRYSTTYRLDADDRDRRDRISLAAQWQPQLAWLQSLDAQIHVQDTSVRQDSDQYRLPDPATPFESLRWRRFEYDADAAGLTLLGQARHDGTRMRHWHVFGVDLSRQRYEGLRDGLETNLVTGATSSIVLGEPLPVRDFPNTDADSLALFWQDEIGIGERFAVIPGLRAEWYRLRAKPDAIFIEDFPDADPVDIDERQVTPRLGLRWLLGGGHSLFAQYARGFRAPPFGDVNIGLILPVYHYEVRANPDLRPERSHGVELGWRHVGDRLRASASIYENRYRDLIESRANLGIEPGTGLLVFQSVNRDRARIRGVEADLLWRVPFDAGGPGGWQLRGALAWSQGDDLRRGQPLNSIDPGRITLGLRYEADSGRWGVETAGVAAQRKSRIDHQSGRLFAPPGYGRLDLYAWVEPWQGARINAGLVNLADRRYWDWSSIRGVRADANDIGFFTRPGRSLALSLAMEW; translated from the coding sequence ATGCGCTTGTTGCCCCTGATCTTTGTTCCCGGTCTTGCTTTCGCCCAGGCTGTCGACGATTCCGCTGCGAACGCCACGGATGCGGCACTGCTTGACAGCATCGTGGTCGTCGCCAGCCGTGCTGCCGAGCCGCTCAGCCAGGTCGTCGCCAGCGTCGCCCAGGTCGAGCGCGAGGATCTCGAGCGTCATCTCGTGCACGACCTCGAAGGCCTGACCCGCTACGTGCCTGGCATCGGCATCACCCGCGAGAGCCACCGTTTCGGCAACGGCGGCTTCTCGATCCGCGGCCTCGAAGGCAATCGCGTGCGCATCCTGGTGGATGGCATCCCGCTGGCCGATGCCTACAGCATCGGCCAGTTCGCCTCGGCCGGGCGCGATCTGGTCGATCTGGAAGCGATCGAGCGCATCGAGATCCTGCGCGGGCCGGCATCGACCCTGTATGGCAGCGACGCACTGGCCGGGGTGGTCGCGTTCCGCACGCGCGATCCGGCCGATCTGCTCGCACGCAGCGGCGATGGCCAGCACATCGGTCTGCGTTTTGGCTGGGATGGCATGGACGACAGTTTCCTGCGCGCGGCGAGTTGGGCTGGCGAGAGTGAAGCCTCGCGTTGGCAGGCTATGGCGGTGGTCGGGCGGCGCAGCGGTCATGAAGCCGACAACCGCGCCTGGCGCGCCGAGGATGGCCCCAATCCGATCGACTACACGCGCGACAACGCGCTGGCCAAGCTCGTGCACGATGCCGGCGACGCCGGTCGCTATGTGTTCACCGTCGAGGCCAACCGGAACGAGCGCGAGACCGAAGTGAATTCGCTGCGTTTCGGTACCGGGCGCTACAGCACGACCTATCGCCTCGATGCCGACGATCGTGATCGTCGTGATCGGATCAGTCTTGCCGCACAGTGGCAGCCGCAGCTCGCCTGGCTGCAGTCGTTGGATGCGCAGATCCACGTGCAGGACACCTCGGTACGCCAGGACAGCGATCAATACCGTCTGCCCGATCCAGCCACGCCGTTCGAGTCGTTGCGCTGGCGGCGCTTCGAGTACGACGCGGACGCGGCCGGTCTGACCTTGCTTGGCCAGGCACGCCACGACGGCACGCGCATGCGGCACTGGCACGTGTTCGGCGTCGATCTATCCCGGCAGCGCTACGAGGGCCTGCGTGACGGTCTCGAAACCAATCTCGTCACCGGAGCGACCAGCTCGATCGTTCTTGGCGAACCGTTGCCCGTACGCGACTTCCCCAACACCGACGCCGACAGTCTCGCCCTGTTCTGGCAGGACGAGATCGGTATCGGCGAGCGTTTCGCGGTGATCCCGGGCCTGCGTGCCGAGTGGTACCGATTGCGCGCGAAACCCGACGCGATCTTCATCGAGGACTTTCCCGACGCGGATCCGGTCGATATCGACGAACGCCAGGTCACGCCGCGCCTCGGCCTGCGCTGGTTGCTCGGCGGCGGTCACAGCCTATTCGCACAGTACGCACGTGGGTTCCGCGCGCCGCCGTTCGGTGACGTCAACATCGGCCTGATCCTGCCGGTCTATCACTATGAGGTGCGCGCAAATCCGGATCTGCGGCCCGAACGCAGTCATGGCGTCGAACTCGGTTGGCGCCACGTCGGCGACCGCCTGCGTGCCAGCGCTTCGATCTACGAGAACCGTTATCGCGACCTGATCGAATCGCGCGCCAATCTGGGCATCGAACCCGGTACGGGTCTGCTCGTGTTCCAGTCGGTCAACCGCGACCGCGCGCGCATCCGCGGCGTCGAGGCCGACCTGTTGTGGCGCGTGCCGTTCGACGCCGGTGGCCCGGGCGGCTGGCAGCTGCGCGGTGCGTTGGCATGGTCGCAGGGCGACGACCTGCGTCGCGGGCAGCCGCTCAACAGCATCGATCCTGGACGCATCACCCTCGGCCTGCGTTACGAAGCCGATTCGGGGCGCTGGGGCGTGGAGACCGCTGGCGTCGCCGCACAACGCAAATCGCGCATCGACCACCAAAGCGGGCGTCTGTTCGCGCCACCCGGCTATGGTCGCCTGGACCTCTACGCCTGGGTCGAGCCCTGGCAGGGTGCGCGCATCAATGCCGGTCTCGTCAACCTCGCCGACCGCCGATACTGGGATTGGAGCAGCATCCGTGGCGTGCGCGCCGACGCCAACGACATCGGCTTCTTCACCCGTCCAGGCCGCAGCCTTGCGCTGAGTCTCGCGATGGAGTGGTGA
- a CDS encoding 2-oxoacid:ferredoxin oxidoreductase subunit beta yields the protein MTWIAKPKLHHPTLPRNALCLTRRDYEGKISTLCAGCGHDSISAAIVQACWELAIEPHRVAKLSGIGCSSKTPDYFLGQSHGFNTVHGRMPSVLTGANLANRSLLYLGVSGDGDSASIGMGQFVHAMRRGVDMVYIVENNGVYGLTKGQFSATADQGSVSKRGVVNADSPIDLVGLALQLGASYVARGFSGDKRQLVPLIKGAIGHRGPAFIDVISPCVAFNNHAGSTKSYEYVREHNDSVNRLDVIPVREEIQVDYAEGEMVEVAQHDGSILRLRKLAADHNPCDRIAAANYVQQHQARGEVVTGLLYVDPQAADLHTHLGTIAAPLNSLGARELCPGTSVLDRINASLR from the coding sequence ATGACCTGGATCGCCAAGCCGAAGCTGCATCATCCAACCCTGCCGCGCAACGCGCTGTGCCTGACCCGGCGCGACTACGAGGGCAAGATCTCGACGCTGTGTGCCGGTTGCGGCCACGATTCGATCTCGGCGGCGATCGTGCAGGCCTGCTGGGAACTCGCGATCGAGCCGCATCGCGTGGCCAAGCTGTCCGGCATCGGCTGTTCGTCGAAGACGCCGGACTACTTCCTCGGCCAGTCGCACGGCTTCAACACAGTGCATGGGCGCATGCCCTCGGTGCTGACCGGTGCCAATCTCGCCAACCGCAGCCTGCTCTATCTCGGCGTGTCTGGCGATGGTGATTCCGCCTCGATCGGCATGGGCCAGTTCGTGCACGCCATGCGCCGTGGTGTCGACATGGTCTATATCGTCGAGAACAATGGCGTTTACGGACTCACCAAGGGTCAGTTCTCGGCCACCGCCGATCAGGGCTCGGTATCGAAGCGCGGCGTGGTCAACGCAGACAGTCCGATCGACCTCGTCGGCCTGGCCCTGCAACTCGGGGCGAGCTATGTCGCGCGTGGTTTCTCCGGCGACAAGCGCCAGCTCGTGCCGCTGATCAAGGGTGCGATCGGCCATCGCGGCCCTGCCTTCATCGACGTCATCAGCCCGTGCGTGGCGTTCAACAACCACGCCGGCAGCACCAAGAGCTACGAGTACGTGCGTGAGCACAATGATTCGGTCAATCGTCTCGACGTGATCCCGGTGCGCGAGGAGATCCAAGTCGACTACGCCGAGGGAGAAATGGTCGAAGTCGCCCAGCACGATGGTTCGATCCTGCGTCTGCGCAAGCTCGCAGCCGACCACAACCCGTGCGATCGCATCGCCGCGGCCAACTACGTGCAACAGCACCAGGCGCGCGGCGAAGTCGTTACCGGCCTGCTCTACGTCGACCCGCAGGCCGCCGACCTGCACACCCACCTTGGCACCATCGCCGCGCCGCTCAACTCGCTTGGTGCGCGTGAGCTGTGTCCCGGCACGAGTGTGCTCGACAGGATCAACGCGTCGCTGCGTTGA